A single window of Candoia aspera isolate rCanAsp1 chromosome 3, rCanAsp1.hap2, whole genome shotgun sequence DNA harbors:
- the TM9SF4 gene encoding transmembrane 9 superfamily member 4: protein MPPAPNPQPAPFRSRSARAGGAGPEPRRERGGEEEAPEGRRGRPAFPPRRPSPWRPAASANREPLPSTSPPTRGSKMAASGALRFTCPLFLLWHGVSCFYVPGVAPINFHRNAPVEIKAVKLTSSRTQLPYGYYSLPFCRPGIITYKAENLGEVLRGDRIVNTPFQVFMNVEKKCVVLCNVPNKPVVLTKEGSQLVVERIQEEYYVHLIADNLPVATRLEFYSNREEEEKNKERDLQFEHGYRLGFMEKNRFFLHNHLSFILYYHREDVEENQEPTYRVVRFEVIPQSIALADMKVDEKGVCVLPEAASASAQEIDPRKPNELFFTYSVHWEESDIKWASRWDTYLTMSDVQIHWFSIVNSVVVVFFLSGILSMIIIRTLRKDIANYNKEDDIEDTMEESGWKLVHGDVFRPPHYPMILSSLLGSGIQLFCMILIVIFVAMLGMLSPSSRGALMTTACFLFMFMGVFGGFSAGRLYRTLKGHRWKKGAFCTATLYPGVVFGVCFILNCFIWGKRSSGAVPFPTMVALLCMWFGISLPLVYLGYYFGFRKQPYDNPVRTNQIPRQIPDQRWYMNRFVGILMAGILPFGAMFIELFFIFSAIWENQFYYLFGFLFLVFIILVVSCSQISIVMVYFQLCAEDYRWWWRTFLVSGGSAFYVLIYAIFYFVNKLDIVEFIPSLLYFGYTALMVLSFWLLTGTVGFYAAYMFVRKIYAAVKID from the exons ATGCCTCCCGCTCCGAACCCTCAACCGGCCCCGTTCCGGTCCCGTTCGGCAAGAGCCGGAGGCGCTGGGCCGGAACCCCGCCGGGAacggggaggggaagaggaagcgCCTGAGGGGAGGCGAGGTCGGCCGGCCTTTCCCCCACGGCGGCCGTCTCCATGGCGACCGGCCGCCTCGGCCAACCGCGAGCCACTTCCGTCGACGTCACCGCCGACACGTGGATCCAAGATGGCGGCCTCGGGAGCTCTG AGGTTTACATGCCCCCTCTTCCTTCTGTGGCATGGGGTGAGTTGTTTCTACGTGCCAGGAGTTGCTCCCATCAATTTTCACCGGAATGCTCCTGTAGAAATCAAG GCTGTGAAACTCACCAGTTCGCGGACCCAGTTACCCTATGGGTATTACTCCTTACCATTCTGCCGGCCTGGCATCATCACGTATAAAGCTGAGAATTTGG GTGAGGTTCTGAGGGGGGACCGGATTGTCAACACTCCATTCCAGGTTTTCATGAATGTCGAAAAGAAGTGTGTGGTGTTGTGTAATGTTCCAAACAAGCCCGTTGTCCTGACCAAGGAGGGCAGCCAACTCGTGGTTGAACGGATCCAGGAGGAATACTATGTTCACCT CATTGCCGATAACTTGCCAGTGGCCACAAGGCTGGAATTCTACTCGAACcgtgaggaggaagagaagaacaaGGAGAGGGACCTTCAATTTGAGCATGGCTATCGGCTTGGGTTCATGGAGAAGAACAGG TTCTTCCTGCACAACCACCTTTCCTTCATCCTTTACTACCATAGAGAGGACGTGGAGGAGAACCAGGAGCCCACCTATCGGGTGGTTCGCTTCGAAGTCATTCCACAGAGCATTGCGCTTGCCG ACATGAAAGTGGATGAGAAGGGGGTGTGTGTCCTCCCTGAAGCTGCCAGCGCCTCCGCTCAAGAAATTGATCCGAGGAAGCCAAATGAACTCTTTTTCACCTATTCTGTGCACTGGGAG GAGAGCGACATCAAGTGGGCTTCCCGTTGGGACACTTACCTCACCATGAGTGACGTACAGATACATTGGTTTTCCATCGTGAACTCCGTGGTGGTGGTCTTCTTCCTTTCAG GCATTCTCAGCATGATCATCATCCGAACCCTTCGGAAGGATATTGCCAACTACAACAAGGAAGACGACATT GAAGACACCATGGAGGAGTCGGGGTGGAAGCTGGTGCACGGGGATGTCTTCAGGCCGCCTCACTACCCCATGATCCTCAGCTCCCTCCTGGGCTCTGGCATCCAGCTTTTTTGTATGATCCTGATCGTTATTT TTGTGGCCATGCTGGGGATGCTGTCTCCCTCCAGCCGGGGGGCTTTGATGACCACGGCCTGCTTCCTCTTCATGTTCATGGG GGTCTTCGGTGGCTTCTCTGCTGGTCGCCTGTATCGCACGCTCAAAGGCCATCGTTGGAAGAAAGGCGCTTTCTGT ACTGCCACGCTGTACCCCGGAGTTGTCTTTGGAGTATGCTTCATCCTGAACTGTTTCATCTGGGGCAAACGCTCCTCGGGGGCG GTCCCGTTTCCCACCATGGTGGCCCTCCTCTGCATGTGGTTCGGCATTTCCTTGCCCTTGGTGTACCTGGGCTACTACTTTGGCTTCCGCAAGCAGCCGTATGACAACCCTGTGCGGACCAATCAGATCCCAAGGCAGATCCCAGACCAGAGGTGGTACATGAACCGGTTCGTTGG GATTCTCATGGctggaattttgccttttggAGCCATGTTCATTGagcttttcttcattttcagc GCCATCTGGGAGAACCAGTTCTACTACCTCTTTGGCTTCTTGTTCCTGGTATTTATCATCCTCGTGGTCTCCTGTTCCCAGATCAGCATCGTCATGGTGTACTTCCAGCTCTGTGCTGAG GATTATCGGTGGTGGTGGAGGACCTTCCTGGTGTCTGGAGGATCTGCTTTCTACGTGCTGATCTATGCAATCTTCTACTTTGTGAATAAG ctGGACATTGTGGAATTTATTCCCTCCTTATTGTATTTCGGCTACACAGCCCTCATGGTGCTGTCATTCTGGCTCCTGACAGGGACCGTCGGCTTCTATGCAGCCTACATGTTTGTCCGCAAAATTTATGCTGCTGTGAAAATAGACTGA